One Burkholderia sp. 9120 genomic window, TGACCTCGGGCCATCTGTTTGGCGCGGGTCTCGATGTGTATCAACACGAACCCAAAGTCGACCAACGCTTCGCCGGACTCGACAACGTGTTCCTGACGCCCCACATGGCCAGCGCCACGATCGAGACGCGCGACCAGATGGGCTTCACGGCACTGGACAACGTGGCCGCCGTGCTGGATGGGCGCGCTGCGTTGAATCCGGTCTGATGCGCGCTTGCCCGGCATCCGGGCAAGCGATGGTTGAGTGGCCGGGGATGCCCCGGCTCACTCGCCACACGCGATAAAAACGCCCTGAACGTGCTGCGCCGCGTCTAGATACCGGCCAGCGCCGGCAACTCCATCTCAAACGAAAGCCGCTCGCTGCGGCTGATCGCCGTTTGCTGAGGCAACGCGCGATTCATCGGCGACGCGCTTTCAATCTGAATCTGCAAGCACGCCGGATAACGCAGGCGCTTTTTCTCAAGAATCGCCTCGCTTAAAAACACCGCGCTATAAGCCTTCAGCAAGTGCGCATGGTGTGCCTCGATGTAGGCCTCGATCTGCTCCCGCTCGCCGTTTATCGCGGCCAGCGACGCGAGCGTGCGCACGTCCCAACGAAAACGCAGGCCGAGTTCGTCGAACGCGGCGTTGTAGGCGCATAACTGCGCCCGGACTTCCGCATGGAGTGCGGGATCGGATGCTTCGAATGGCGAGGCGTTCATGGTCAATCTCCTCAGGGCAGGTGGCATGAACGGAGAGTAGAAGGACGAATCGATAAACAACAGTCAAAGTTTTTTCGAAAAACCATAGCGCTTTGTTTATGTGTTGGTTTACCCGAAGCCCCTCCGCGACGCGATCTCACTCGTCCCGACAGCGCATCACGTTATCCGTCGACCCATGGAGCGGGGCGGTGACCGGTGTATTAGGCATACCTAATACAAACCATAAAATGTTTTAATTTTTACTTATCGATCATCACGCGCAGCATCCACTCAGACACGCTACGCCCCCAACCGCCTGCTACCGGCTGGTTGCACGTACAACGAGTTCCCTCTGGCCGACCATTGGCGCTTCATTGCACTCAGACCGGCAGCGAAGCGATTCGATCACGTAAGTCCCACGCGCCGTTCGAGCGCGACGGAACATGCAGGAGACGCAGACATGGAACATTCCAACTCACGGGAGAGCGGCCGCACCGCCTTCTGGCATCACCGCTGGGCGCAACTCGCGATCGGCGTCGTGTGCATGGGACTCGTGGCGAACCTGCAATATGCATGGACGCTGTTCGTGGTGCCGATGGACAACGCCCACCACTGGGGCCAGGCGGCGATCCAGACCGCGTTCACGATCTTCATCGTCACCGAAACCTGGCTCGTGCCCGTCGAAGGCTGGCTCGTCGATAAGTTCGGCCCGCGTCCCGTGGTGATCGGCGGCTCGCTGTGCGCGGCGCTCGGCTGGATCATCGACGCGCATGCAAGCAGCCTCGCCGCGCTGTACGTCGCGGCCGTCATCGCCGGTATCGGTGCGGGCTGCGTGTACGGCACCTGCGTCGGCATGGCGCTCAAATGGTTTCCGGACAAGCGCGGCCTCGCCGCCGGTTTGACCGCGGCGGGCTTCGGCGCCGGCGCGGCCGTCACGGTGATTCCGATCGCCAACATGATCCAGCGCTCGGGCTACGAGCATACGTTCATGTTCTTCGGCATTTTTCAGGGCGTTTGCATTCTGCTGCTGGCCACGATGCTGGTGCGGCCCAAGCCGCCTGTCGGCGCGATCGCGGCTAAACGTGTGGTTGCCAGCAAGATCGACTACACGCCCGGCGAGATGATCCGCTCGCCGCTGTTCTGGGTGCTCTACCTGATGTTCGTGTTCGTGGCGGCCGGCGGCATTATCGCGACCGCGCAGCTTGGACCGATTGCAAAGGAATACGGCTTCGCGAAATTGCCGGTCAGCCTGATGGGCATCACGTTGCCGCTGCTCACGATGACGCTGTCGATCGACAATCTGTGCAACGGCTTCACCCGTCCGTTGTGCGGTTTTCTATCGGACCGCATTGGCCGCGAAAACACGATGTTCATGATCTTTCTCGGCGAAGGCGTCGCGTTGCTCGGGCTGATGCAGTTCGGCCATAACCCGTACGCCTTCATGTTCTTTGCCGCGGCCGTGTTCCTGTGCTGGGGCGAGATCTTTTCGATCTTCCCGGCCACCTGCGCGGACACGTTCGGCAGCAAATACGCCGCGGCGAACGCCGGGACGCTTTACACCGCGAAGGGCACCGCGTCGATGCTGGTGCCGCTTGCCTCGCTGCTCTCGGCGAACGGCGGCTGGAGCACGGTGTTCATCTCGGCGGCGGTGATCTCGATCGCCGCAGCCGTCTCCGCCAAGTTTGTCCTCGCGCCGATGAGAAAGCGCTGGATCGACAACTCGGGCACGACAGCCGGCGCGGCGATCAACGAAGCCCGACTGCAACCTTTATCCGGCGGCTCGCGTGAATAAACCATCACGCTGCACGACCACACGACCGCGCCGCTCACACCCCAACGCATAACAACCCAGCGATCAGCCACCAAGGAGAGCAGTCATGGCAGAAGCCGACCAGCCCGCAGCAGACGTTACGTCGAAACAGCAGGCCACTGAGACGACCGATGGATTCCATCTCGTCATCGATGCGCTGAAACTGAACGACATCGACACCATCTTTGGCCTGGTCGGTATTCCCATCACCGACCTCGCGCGGCTCGCGCAAGCGGAAGGCATGCGTTTCATCGGGTTCCGTCATGAGCAGCACGCCGGTAATGCGGCGGCGATTTCCGGCTTTATCACGCAGAAGCCGGGCATTTGCCTGACCGTGTCGGCGCCGGGTTTTCTGAACGGCCTCACGGCCCTCGCCAACGCGACCACCAACTGCTTCCCGATGATCCTGATCAGCGGCTCCAGCGAGCGCGAGATCGTCGACTTGCAGCAGGGCGATTACGAGGAAATGGATCAGTTGAATGCGGCGAAACCGTACGCGAAAGCGGCGTATCGCGTGTTGCATGCGGAGGATATCGGCATTGGCGTAGCGCGGGCAATTCGTGCCGCGGTGTCGGGCCGGCCCGGTGGCGTGTATCTGGATCTGCCGGCCAAGCTGCTCGCGCAAACGCTCGACGTCGTCAAAGCACAGCAGTCGCTGGTGAAGGTAGTCGACGCCGCGCCGCGTCAGTTGCCGGCGCCGGAATCGGTCGAACGTGCGTTCAACGTATTGAAGAACGCCAAACGTCCGCTGATCCTGCTCGGCAAGGGCGCGGCCTACGCGCAGGCCGACGCGGAGATTCGCGCGTTCGTCGAGCAAAGCGGCATTCCGTATCTGCCGATGTCGATGGCCAAAGGCCTGCTGCCCGATACGCACGAGCAATCCGCGTCCGCGGCGCGCTCGTTCGTGCTGGAGAACGCCGACGTCGTCGTGCTGATCGGCGCGCGGTTGAACTGGCTGCTGTCGCACGGCAAAGGCAAGACGTGGGGCGCGCAGCCGAAGCAGTTCGTGCAGGTGGATATTTCGCCGACCGAAATCGACAGCAACGTCGCGATTGCCGCGCCGGTGATCGGCGATATCGGCTCGTGCGTGGCGGCGCTGCGCGCCGGCGTCGATACGAGCTTCATGAAGTCGAACACCGAATGGACCGCCGCGATTGCCGAGCGCAAGAACAAGAATCTCGCGAAGATGGCCGCGACGCTCGACAAGAATCCGTCGCCGATGAATTTTCACAGCGCATTGCGGGCGATTCGCGATGTGCTGAAGACGCGCCCGGACATCAACGTCGTCAACGAGGGCGCGAATACGCTCGACTACGCCCGCAGCATCATCGACATGGCTGAGCCGCGCAAGCGCTTCGACTCGGGCACGTGGGGAATCATGGGGATCGGCATGGGCTTCGCGATCGGTGCGGCGGTGACGACCGGCAAGCCGGTGGTCGCGATAGAGGGCGATAGCGCGTTCGGTTTCAGCGGCATGGAACTCGAAACCATCTGCCGTTACGACCTGCCGGTTTGCACCATCGTGTTCAACAACAACGGCGTGTATCGCGGCACCGATGTGAACCCGACCGGCGGCAAGGACGTCGCGCCGACCGTGTTCGTGAAGGGCGCGCGTTACGACCGGATGATCGAAGCCTTTGGCGGCGTCGGCCACCACGCAACGACGCCGGAAGAGCTGACGAAGGCGCTGGTCGAGGCCATCGCATCGGGCAAGCCGACCTTGATCAACGCCGTGATCGACGAAGCGGCCGGCACCGAAAGCGGCCGCCTGACCAATCTGAATCCGCAAAGCGCGGCAACGAA contains:
- the oxlT gene encoding oxalate/formate MFS antiporter; amino-acid sequence: MEHSNSRESGRTAFWHHRWAQLAIGVVCMGLVANLQYAWTLFVVPMDNAHHWGQAAIQTAFTIFIVTETWLVPVEGWLVDKFGPRPVVIGGSLCAALGWIIDAHASSLAALYVAAVIAGIGAGCVYGTCVGMALKWFPDKRGLAAGLTAAGFGAGAAVTVIPIANMIQRSGYEHTFMFFGIFQGVCILLLATMLVRPKPPVGAIAAKRVVASKIDYTPGEMIRSPLFWVLYLMFVFVAAGGIIATAQLGPIAKEYGFAKLPVSLMGITLPLLTMTLSIDNLCNGFTRPLCGFLSDRIGRENTMFMIFLGEGVALLGLMQFGHNPYAFMFFAAAVFLCWGEIFSIFPATCADTFGSKYAAANAGTLYTAKGTASMLVPLASLLSANGGWSTVFISAAVISIAAAVSAKFVLAPMRKRWIDNSGTTAGAAINEARLQPLSGGSRE
- the oxc gene encoding oxalyl-CoA decarboxylase, with protein sequence MAEADQPAADVTSKQQATETTDGFHLVIDALKLNDIDTIFGLVGIPITDLARLAQAEGMRFIGFRHEQHAGNAAAISGFITQKPGICLTVSAPGFLNGLTALANATTNCFPMILISGSSEREIVDLQQGDYEEMDQLNAAKPYAKAAYRVLHAEDIGIGVARAIRAAVSGRPGGVYLDLPAKLLAQTLDVVKAQQSLVKVVDAAPRQLPAPESVERAFNVLKNAKRPLILLGKGAAYAQADAEIRAFVEQSGIPYLPMSMAKGLLPDTHEQSASAARSFVLENADVVVLIGARLNWLLSHGKGKTWGAQPKQFVQVDISPTEIDSNVAIAAPVIGDIGSCVAALRAGVDTSFMKSNTEWTAAIAERKNKNLAKMAATLDKNPSPMNFHSALRAIRDVLKTRPDINVVNEGANTLDYARSIIDMAEPRKRFDSGTWGIMGIGMGFAIGAAVTTGKPVVAIEGDSAFGFSGMELETICRYDLPVCTIVFNNNGVYRGTDVNPTGGKDVAPTVFVKGARYDRMIEAFGGVGHHATTPEELTKALVEAIASGKPTLINAVIDEAAGTESGRLTNLNPQSAATKK